A stretch of Helicobacter pylori oki112 DNA encodes these proteins:
- a CDS encoding cation:proton antiporter, whose product MENSTLYIVIAGLWLAVGFGIFLKKLDMPVIIGYICTGTVLAAFFKINDFNLLSDIGEFGIVFLMFMIGIEFNFDKLKSIKQEVLVFGLLQVVLCALIAFLLGYFVLGLSPIFSLVLGMGLSLSSTAIVLKFFEDSKQLSTPMGKSAVGILIFQDIAAIPMLLILTILGSKDSNVNLLILKTFISAGIILVLLLLPGKKGANLILEQAKDTRLPEIFIGTILVIVCSAAGLSHFFGFSMSLGAFIVGMAISKSRYKINVQEEFAQLKNLFLALFFITIGMQINVSFFMEKFFVVIFLLILVMGFKTAIIYALLRFFRDAKTAIKTALSLAQIGEFSFVIFLNSGSYQLFNLQEKKGILGFLHQKNILSIAQNDIHQLLILMVVFSMLATPFILKYLESIAQFILHQKSQENEPAKK is encoded by the coding sequence ATGGAAAACAGCACACTTTATATTGTTATTGCTGGCTTATGGCTTGCTGTGGGCTTTGGGATCTTTTTAAAGAAATTAGACATGCCTGTTATTATTGGTTACATTTGCACAGGAACGGTTTTAGCGGCTTTTTTTAAAATTAATGATTTTAATTTGTTGTCTGATATTGGTGAATTTGGTATCGTCTTTTTAATGTTTATGATAGGCATTGAGTTTAATTTTGACAAGCTCAAATCCATCAAACAAGAAGTGCTGGTTTTTGGGCTTTTACAAGTAGTTTTATGCGCTTTAATCGCTTTTTTACTGGGGTATTTTGTTTTGGGTCTTTCGCCCATTTTTTCCCTTGTTTTAGGCATGGGGCTTTCGCTCTCTTCAACCGCTATTGTGCTGAAATTCTTTGAAGATTCCAAACAGCTTAGCACGCCCATGGGAAAGAGTGCGGTGGGGATTTTGATTTTCCAAGATATTGCAGCCATTCCCATGCTTTTAATCCTCACTATTCTAGGCAGTAAAGATTCTAATGTCAATTTACTCATTCTTAAAACCTTTATTTCAGCAGGGATTATTTTAGTTCTTTTGTTATTGCCTGGAAAAAAAGGGGCTAATCTCATCTTAGAGCAAGCAAAAGACACACGCTTGCCTGAAATTTTTATAGGCACGATTTTAGTGATTGTTTGCAGCGCGGCGGGGTTGAGCCATTTTTTTGGGTTTTCTATGTCTTTAGGAGCGTTCATTGTGGGCATGGCGATTTCTAAATCGCGCTATAAAATCAATGTCCAAGAAGAATTCGCGCAATTAAAAAACCTCTTCTTAGCCCTTTTTTTCATTACGATAGGGATGCAAATTAATGTGAGTTTCTTTATGGAGAAGTTCTTTGTTGTCATTTTTTTACTCATTTTAGTGATGGGTTTTAAGACGGCTATCATTTATGCGCTCTTGCGTTTTTTTAGAGACGCTAAAACTGCCATAAAAACCGCTCTTTCTTTAGCGCAAATCGGGGAGTTTTCTTTTGTTATCTTTTTAAATTCAGGCTCGTACCAGCTCTTTAATTTGCAAGAAAAAAAAGGGATTCTTGGTTTTTTGCACCAAAAAAATATCTTAAGTATCGCTCAAAATGACATCCACCAGCTCCTTATTCTTATGGTGGTCTTTTCTATGTTAGCAACCCCTTTTATTTTAAAATATCTGGAATCTATCGCTCAATTTATTTTGCACCAAAAGAGCCAAGAAAATGAGCCGGCTAAAAAATAA
- a CDS encoding outer membrane beta-barrel protein, with protein sequence MIKKIACILSLSASLALAGEVNGFFMGAGYQQGRYGPYNSSYSDWRHGNDLYGLNFKLGFVGFADKWFGARVYGFLDWFNTSGTEHTKTNLLTYGGGGDLIVNLIPLDKFALGLIGGVQLAGNTWMFPYDVNQTRFQFLWNLGGRMRVGDRSAFEAGVKFPMVNQGSKDVGLIRYYSWYVDYVFTF encoded by the coding sequence ATGATTAAAAAGATTGCTTGTATTTTAAGCTTGAGCGCGAGTTTAGCGCTTGCTGGCGAAGTGAATGGGTTTTTTATGGGTGCGGGTTATCAGCAAGGTCGTTATGGCCCTTATAACAGCAGTTACTCTGATTGGCGCCATGGCAATGATCTTTATGGTTTGAATTTCAAATTAGGTTTTGTAGGCTTTGCCGATAAATGGTTTGGGGCTAGGGTGTATGGCTTTTTAGATTGGTTTAACACTTCAGGGACTGAACACACCAAAACCAATTTGCTCACCTATGGTGGCGGTGGCGATTTGATTGTCAATCTCATTCCTTTAGATAAATTCGCTCTGGGTCTCATTGGTGGCGTTCAATTAGCCGGAAACACTTGGATGTTCCCTTATGATGTCAATCAAACGAGATTCCAGTTCTTATGGAATTTAGGCGGAAGAATGCGCGTTGGGGATCGCAGTGCGTTTGAAGCGGGCGTGAAATTCCCTATGGTTAATCAGGGCAGTAAAGATGTAGGGCTTATCCGCTACTATTCTTGGTATGTGGATTATGTCTTCACTTTCTAG
- a CDS encoding M3 family oligoendopeptidase — translation MKEQEWDLSALFENKESAEEFLKTLQTEAQEFESAYQNNLKNLDATKFANTLKHYENLSEKISRAMTYAQLLFAKNSKETKFYSQCEMACTNIQQHLLFFEIEFKNLDAKKQLAFIKKCKDHAFYLNNLIEKKKHTLNLDEEKIALALSPVGVGAFSRLFDEHFSSLKIPFEEQHLSEEEILALLHNPKRKIRKKSQKAFSKALEKSRPLLTYILNMVRKDLLIETKLRKYDKKESFRHIDNQISQESVDSMIEIVNANFSLVHRYYHQKAQILGHKLKDYDRYAPLSDENTTMTYSQALEEVLNTLKAFSPEFYKIASKAIKEGWVDSHPKDFKQGGAFSHGGVPSAHPYVLLNYTGNRRDAFTIAHEFGHMIHQELSKKQGILNMDTPLTTAETASVFSEMLFFEHLKKGLKSDELLFMLTGKLEDIFSTLFRQVVMTNFERRIHEIDEELDTKDFDRIWFEENQRMFEKSVKLTKNYHLWWSYIPHFIHSPFYCYAYSYGQLLTLALYGLYKKSDAKEFVKTYTEFLSLGGSKSPKELVSMFGFDIDSKEFWEIGMQEVRHLLEEFERLLACKEN, via the coding sequence ATGAAAGAGCAAGAATGGGATTTAAGCGCTTTATTTGAAAATAAAGAAAGTGCAGAAGAATTTTTAAAAACCTTACAAACAGAAGCGCAAGAATTTGAGAGTGCTTATCAAAATAACCTTAAAAATTTAGACGCTACAAAATTTGCCAACACTCTTAAACATTACGAAAATTTGTCAGAAAAGATTTCTAGAGCGATGACTTACGCTCAATTGCTTTTTGCTAAAAATTCCAAAGAAACGAAGTTTTATTCGCAATGCGAAATGGCTTGCACGAATATCCAACAACACCTTTTATTCTTTGAAATTGAATTCAAGAATTTGGACGCTAAAAAACAACTCGCTTTCATTAAAAAATGCAAAGACCATGCTTTTTATCTAAACAATCTCATAGAAAAGAAAAAGCACACCTTAAATTTAGATGAAGAAAAGATCGCTCTAGCCCTTTCACCTGTGGGGGTGGGTGCGTTTAGCCGTCTTTTTGATGAACATTTTTCTTCTTTGAAAATCCCTTTTGAAGAGCAACATTTGAGCGAGGAAGAGATTTTAGCCCTCTTGCACAACCCCAAACGCAAGATCCGTAAAAAATCTCAAAAAGCTTTCAGTAAAGCGTTAGAAAAATCCCGCCCTTTACTCACTTACATTTTAAACATGGTTCGTAAGGATTTGCTCATTGAAACCAAACTGAGAAAATACGATAAAAAAGAGAGTTTCCGCCACATTGACAACCAGATCTCCCAAGAGAGCGTGGATAGCATGATAGAGATTGTGAACGCTAATTTTTCTTTAGTGCATCGTTACTACCATCAAAAAGCGCAAATTTTAGGGCATAAACTCAAAGATTACGATCGCTACGCCCCTTTAAGCGATGAAAATACCACCATGACTTACTCTCAAGCTTTAGAAGAAGTGCTTAACACCCTTAAAGCCTTTAGCCCAGAATTTTACAAAATCGCTTCTAAAGCGATTAAAGAAGGCTGGGTGGATTCACACCCTAAAGACTTTAAGCAAGGCGGGGCCTTTAGCCATGGCGGGGTGCCTAGCGCTCACCCTTATGTGTTGTTAAACTACACAGGAAATCGCCGAGACGCTTTCACTATCGCTCATGAATTTGGGCATATGATCCACCAAGAATTGTCCAAAAAACAAGGCATATTGAACATGGATACGCCCTTAACCACCGCAGAAACCGCTTCTGTCTTTTCTGAAATGCTGTTTTTTGAGCATTTAAAAAAAGGGTTAAAATCTGACGAGCTCCTTTTCATGCTAACCGGCAAATTAGAGGATATTTTTTCTACCCTTTTTAGGCAAGTGGTGATGACTAATTTTGAAAGAAGAATCCATGAAATTGATGAAGAATTAGACACCAAAGATTTTGATCGAATCTGGTTTGAAGAAAATCAAAGAATGTTTGAAAAGAGCGTGAAACTCACTAAAAACTACCATTTGTGGTGGAGCTATATCCCCCATTTTATCCATTCGCCTTTTTATTGCTACGCTTATAGTTACGGGCAGCTTTTAACTTTGGCGCTTTATGGGCTTTATAAAAAAAGCGACGCTAAAGAGTTTGTTAAAACTTACACGGAATTTTTGAGCTTAGGAGGGTCAAAAAGCCCTAAAGAATTAGTGTCCATGTTTGGCTTTGATATTGATAGCAAAGAATTTTGGGAAATTGGCATGCAAGAGGTGCGTCATTTGTTAGAAGAATTTGAAAGGTTGCTCGCATGCAAAGAGAATTAA
- the modA gene encoding molybdate ABC transporter substrate-binding protein, which yields MKNTFKAFVFLIVFFSSALLAQDLKIAAAANLTHALKALVKEFQKEHSKDAISISFNSSGKLYAQIIQNAPFDLFISADMIRPKKLYDEKITPFKEEVYAKGVLVLWSENLKMDSLEILKDPKIKRIAMANPKLAPYGKASMEVLENLKLTSSLKPKIIYGASISQAHQFVATKNAQIGFGALSLIDKKDKNLSYFIIDKALYNPIEQALIITKNGANNPLAKVFKDFLFSPKARAVFKEYGYIVD from the coding sequence ATGAAAAATACTTTCAAAGCGTTTGTCTTTTTAATCGTATTTTTTTCAAGCGCTCTGTTGGCACAGGATTTAAAAATCGCTGCTGCTGCTAATCTCACACACGCTTTAAAAGCCCTTGTTAAAGAGTTTCAAAAAGAACACTCAAAAGACGCTATTAGTATTAGTTTTAATTCTTCAGGCAAACTCTACGCTCAAATCATTCAAAACGCCCCTTTTGATTTATTCATTTCAGCGGATATGATTAGACCTAAAAAGCTTTATGATGAAAAAATAACCCCTTTTAAAGAAGAAGTCTATGCTAAAGGCGTGTTGGTTTTATGGAGCGAAAATCTAAAAATGGATTCTTTAGAAATTCTTAAAGACCCTAAAATCAAGCGTATCGCTATGGCTAATCCTAAACTAGCCCCCTATGGAAAAGCCAGTATGGAAGTCTTAGAGAATTTAAAACTCACTTCTAGTCTTAAACCTAAAATCATTTATGGCGCTTCTATTTCTCAAGCCCATCAATTTGTCGCTACTAAAAACGCTCAAATAGGCTTTGGAGCGTTATCCTTGATTGATAAAAAAGATAAAAACCTCTCTTATTTCATCATTGATAAAGCCCTTTATAACCCTATTGAACAAGCTTTGATCATCACTAAAAATGGGGCTAATAACCCTTTAGCCAAAGTCTTTAAAGATTTTTTATTCAGCCCTAAAGCTAGAGCTGTCTTTAAAGAATACGGCTATATTGTGGATTAA
- the modB gene encoding molybdate ABC transporter permease subunit, which produces MEFLITMRLSFSLALITTLILLPIGIFLGYFLSLKRNLLTSLTETLVYMPLVLPPSVLGFYLLLIFSPSSFLGAFLQDVLNVKLVFSFQGLILGSVIFSLPFMVSPIKSALISLPTSLKEASYSLGKGEYYTLFFVLLPNIKPSLLMAIITTFTHTIGEFGVVMMLGGDILGETRVASIAIFNETEALNYSKAHQYALTLTIISFSLLFVTLFLNKKQSSFL; this is translated from the coding sequence ATGGAGTTTTTGATTACCATGCGTTTGAGCTTTTCTTTAGCTTTGATTACCACCCTTATTTTACTCCCTATAGGGATTTTTTTAGGCTATTTTTTAAGCCTTAAACGCAATCTTTTAACGAGCTTAACAGAAACGCTTGTGTATATGCCTTTAGTTTTACCCCCAAGCGTGCTAGGGTTTTATCTTCTTTTAATTTTTTCGCCTTCTTCTTTTTTGGGAGCGTTTTTACAAGATGTGTTAAATGTGAAACTTGTTTTTAGTTTTCAAGGGCTTATTTTAGGGAGCGTGATTTTTTCCTTACCCTTTATGGTAAGCCCTATTAAAAGTGCGTTAATTTCCTTGCCCACTTCTTTAAAAGAAGCCAGTTATAGCTTGGGTAAGGGGGAATATTACACCCTTTTTTTTGTCCTGCTCCCTAACATCAAACCCAGTTTATTGATGGCTATCATCACAACTTTTACGCACACTATAGGTGAATTTGGCGTGGTGATGATGCTTGGGGGTGATATATTAGGGGAAACAAGAGTGGCTAGCATTGCGATTTTTAACGAAACTGAAGCGCTCAATTATTCTAAAGCCCACCAATACGCCTTAACGCTCACGATTATCAGTTTTAGTCTCTTGTTTGTTACCCTGTTTTTGAATAAAAAACAAAGCTCGTTTTTATGA